The Cellulomonas fulva genome includes a window with the following:
- a CDS encoding C40 family peptidase produces MTGLAAVQARIAELQSLVAPAPASSSVAPSSAGADFASALTDASALLDPTSAPAPTDAPAPTTVPPTPVPPADLPATGEGIAPGTGLTGQDLVDAAERYLGTPYVWGGESLDEGGLDCSGLVLRALTDLGVEGVPRVARDQQQLGERVPSLDQAQPGDLLVFDGGSHIAIYVGDGRMIDAPKPGGHVSVRDVYEEPTNIRRILPQEQTLSADLSTLSTASPLASLSSLSSLSSLSSLSSLSPLPASSLSSSGPLSAAGVSTAAAQTQWQVLASLMGGAA; encoded by the coding sequence GTGACCGGGCTCGCCGCCGTGCAGGCGCGCATCGCCGAGCTGCAGTCGCTCGTCGCCCCCGCGCCGGCCTCGTCGTCGGTCGCGCCCTCGTCGGCCGGCGCGGACTTCGCGTCCGCGCTGACGGACGCCTCGGCCTTGCTGGACCCGACGAGCGCGCCCGCCCCGACCGACGCGCCGGCCCCGACCACCGTGCCTCCGACGCCCGTGCCCCCGGCCGATCTCCCCGCGACCGGCGAGGGCATCGCGCCGGGCACCGGTCTGACCGGGCAGGACCTGGTCGACGCCGCGGAGCGGTACCTCGGCACCCCGTACGTGTGGGGCGGGGAGTCGCTCGACGAGGGCGGGCTGGACTGCAGCGGGCTGGTGCTGCGTGCGCTCACCGACCTGGGGGTCGAGGGCGTCCCGCGCGTCGCCCGCGACCAGCAGCAGCTCGGCGAGCGCGTCCCGTCGCTCGACCAGGCGCAGCCCGGTGACCTGCTGGTGTTCGACGGCGGCTCGCACATCGCGATCTACGTCGGCGACGGCCGGATGATCGACGCGCCCAAGCCCGGCGGCCACGTCTCCGTGCGCGACGTGTACGAGGAGCCGACGAACATCCGCCGCATCCTCCCGCAGGAGCAGACGCTGTCCGCCGACCTCTCGACCCTCTCGACGGCGTCGCCCCTCGCGTCCCTGTCGTCGCTGTCGTCCCTGTCCTCGCTGTCGTCGCTGTCGTCGCTGTCTCCTCTGCCGGCGTCGTCCCTGTCCTCGTCCGGTCCGCTCTCGGCGGCCGGCGTCTCGACCGCCGCGGCGCAGACGCAGTGGCAGGTCCTCGCGAGCCTGATGGGCGGTGCCGCATGA
- a CDS encoding flagellar hook assembly protein FlgD, with translation MSIDTTYATAATGYGAASTTSASNDTLDQQAFLELLVAQLRNQDPSSPMDSSQLMAQTTQLATMERLVEISDTSRESFALQMRVAGASLVGQTVSWTDADGTVQTGVVDAVSYAGAVPTVTVGGEEIPLDQVGTVTRTGAITTPDPVDSTPDETTPDDES, from the coding sequence ATGAGCATCGACACCACGTACGCCACGGCGGCCACGGGCTACGGCGCGGCGTCCACGACGTCGGCCTCGAACGACACGCTCGACCAGCAGGCGTTCCTCGAGCTGCTCGTCGCGCAGCTGCGGAACCAGGACCCGTCCTCGCCGATGGACTCCTCGCAGCTCATGGCCCAGACCACGCAGCTGGCCACCATGGAGCGACTGGTCGAGATCTCGGACACCTCGCGGGAGTCCTTCGCGCTGCAGATGCGCGTGGCGGGCGCCTCGCTCGTCGGGCAGACCGTGTCCTGGACGGACGCGGACGGGACCGTGCAGACCGGCGTGGTCGACGCGGTCTCCTACGCGGGCGCTGTCCCGACCGTGACCGTCGGCGGCGAGGAGATCCCCCTCGACCAGGTCGGCACGGTGACGCGCACGGGCGCCATCACCACGCCGGACCCCGTCGACAGCACCCCGGACGAGACCACCCCGGACGACGAGTCCTGA
- a CDS encoding flagellar hook-length control protein FliK — MTTNQLRVTPVTTQPVPHAGRSRVTDGQDFASALDAADRAFTTSRDGAGRAAAPGMRPERPADTDDHARASDRAQRSGGPAGADDSARTDATDGPASADGTTSTATDAAESSSPTDAATSDPTVAPTPTTDGSAAMTTAQVSAAATGAVAGEGANPLPAATGPAPAVDAAAGPTAATATAPTSTAAAPTSTTTVAGATADTSAAAPGAVSIPATDAATTSAPTDAPTADSTPATGRPGGAAAGHGATSDGSTPGSSDPTVRTTTPADPARPAGDPGARTDATGPSNGTAPNATTTVASPGASAAGASTAAPAAAPTGGAAAPTPAPAPSPTPAPSPAAAPPLAEQLGARLATLGGLQRGTHVLTVPVDPEHLGPVRIVAHIGAESVRVELLGATDASRQALQQSLGDLRRDLAAAGLQVDVGDRRGASDPSADGSRDGSSGPRPGPARTSDETRGDRAAHPLTTAAPGHAGRLDLVV, encoded by the coding sequence ATGACCACGAACCAGCTCCGGGTGACCCCGGTGACCACGCAGCCGGTCCCGCACGCGGGTCGCTCGCGCGTCACCGACGGGCAGGACTTCGCGAGCGCGCTCGACGCGGCCGACCGGGCCTTCACCACGAGCCGCGACGGCGCAGGTCGTGCCGCCGCGCCCGGGATGCGCCCGGAGCGCCCGGCGGACACCGACGACCACGCGCGGGCGTCCGACCGGGCGCAGCGCTCCGGCGGCCCGGCGGGTGCCGACGACTCCGCGCGCACCGACGCGACCGACGGCCCCGCGAGCGCCGACGGGACGACGAGCACCGCGACCGACGCCGCCGAGTCCTCGTCGCCGACCGACGCCGCGACGTCGGACCCGACCGTCGCCCCGACGCCGACCACCGACGGGTCCGCCGCGATGACGACGGCGCAGGTGAGCGCCGCGGCGACCGGAGCAGTCGCCGGCGAGGGCGCGAACCCCCTGCCGGCGGCGACCGGCCCCGCGCCCGCCGTGGACGCGGCCGCCGGCCCGACCGCCGCGACTGCGACCGCACCGACGAGCACGGCGGCCGCTCCGACGAGCACCACGACCGTCGCCGGCGCCACGGCCGACACGTCGGCCGCCGCCCCGGGCGCCGTCTCGATCCCCGCGACGGACGCCGCGACGACGAGCGCGCCGACCGACGCCCCCACGGCCGACAGCACCCCCGCGACCGGTCGTCCGGGCGGGGCCGCGGCCGGTCATGGCGCGACGTCCGACGGGTCGACGCCGGGCTCGTCGGACCCGACCGTGCGGACGACGACGCCCGCGGACCCGGCGCGTCCCGCGGGCGACCCGGGCGCGCGGACCGACGCGACCGGACCGTCGAACGGGACAGCGCCGAACGCGACGACGACCGTGGCGTCCCCCGGGGCGAGCGCCGCGGGAGCGTCCACGGCCGCGCCGGCCGCGGCGCCGACCGGCGGGGCGGCCGCCCCGACGCCCGCGCCGGCACCGAGCCCCACGCCGGCACCGAGCCCTGCCGCGGCGCCCCCGCTCGCGGAGCAGCTCGGGGCGCGCCTGGCGACGCTCGGCGGGCTGCAGCGCGGGACGCACGTGCTGACGGTGCCGGTGGACCCCGAGCACCTGGGGCCGGTGCGGATCGTGGCGCACATCGGCGCGGAGTCGGTGCGCGTCGAGCTCCTCGGCGCCACGGACGCGTCGCGGCAGGCGCTGCAGCAGTCGCTGGGCGACCTGCGCCGGGACCTCGCGGCGGCCGGCCTGCAGGTCGACGTGGGGGACCGGCGCGGTGCGTCGGACCCGTCCGCGGACGGCTCGCGCGACGGCTCGTCGGGCCCGCGTCCCGGACCGGCTCGCACGTCCGACGAGACCCGCGGCGACCGCGCCGCCCACCCCCTGACCACCGCTGCGCCCGGCCACGCCGGCCGGCTCGACCTCGTCGTCTGA
- a CDS encoding flagellar hook protein FlgE, with translation MLRSLFSGISGLRSHQTMLDVTGNNIANVNTTGFKSSQVQFQDTLSQMLMGAGGAQAGVGGTNPAQIGLGVRVAGVTTNFTQGASQMTGRSTDMMIQGDGFFVVRKGNESYYTRAGSFDFDATGNMVLPGEGALVQGWMAVDGVIDTNGPITDLKVPSGTVMAAVESTAATYAGNLDSAAADGTVLNRTIDLYSSTGEARTLTLTFTKSSTGWAVAASDGSSSVASAAMTFDADGALTSPTSLTVGGVAVDLSTLTGFSGLDTVKATKQDGQAAGTLQSFSLGADGTITGAFSNGLKQVVGRIAIGGFTNPAGLEKAGGSLFRTTVNSGDASIGTAGTGGRGSLAGGALEMSNVDLSSEFTSLIVAQRGFQANSRVITTSDEVLQELVNLKR, from the coding sequence ATGCTCCGCTCGCTCTTCTCCGGCATCAGCGGCCTGCGCAGCCACCAGACGATGCTCGACGTCACCGGCAACAACATCGCCAACGTCAACACCACGGGCTTCAAGTCCTCGCAGGTCCAGTTCCAGGACACCCTCAGCCAGATGCTCATGGGCGCCGGCGGCGCTCAGGCCGGCGTCGGCGGCACCAACCCCGCGCAGATCGGCCTCGGTGTGCGCGTCGCGGGCGTGACCACCAACTTCACGCAGGGCGCGTCGCAGATGACGGGCCGCAGCACCGACATGATGATCCAGGGCGACGGCTTCTTCGTGGTCCGCAAGGGCAACGAGTCGTACTACACGCGCGCCGGGTCGTTCGACTTCGACGCCACCGGCAACATGGTGCTGCCGGGCGAGGGCGCGCTCGTCCAGGGCTGGATGGCCGTGGACGGCGTGATCGACACCAACGGCCCGATCACGGACCTCAAGGTGCCGTCCGGCACCGTGATGGCGGCCGTCGAGTCGACCGCGGCGACCTACGCGGGCAACCTCGACTCCGCCGCCGCCGACGGCACCGTGCTCAACCGCACGATCGACCTCTACAGCTCGACGGGCGAGGCCCGCACGCTGACCCTCACCTTCACCAAGTCGTCGACCGGCTGGGCCGTGGCAGCCTCGGACGGCTCGTCGTCGGTCGCCTCCGCGGCGATGACGTTCGACGCCGACGGCGCCCTCACCTCCCCGACGTCCCTGACGGTCGGCGGCGTGGCGGTCGACCTGTCCACCCTCACCGGCTTCTCCGGTCTCGACACCGTCAAGGCGACGAAGCAGGACGGTCAGGCCGCAGGCACGCTGCAGTCGTTCTCGCTGGGCGCCGACGGCACCATCACGGGCGCGTTCAGCAACGGGCTCAAGCAGGTCGTCGGACGCATCGCGATCGGCGGGTTCACCAACCCCGCCGGCCTGGAGAAGGCCGGCGGCTCGCTGTTCCGCACCACGGTCAACTCCGGCGACGCCTCGATCGGCACGGCGGGCACCGGCGGACGCGGCTCGCTCGCGGGCGGCGCGCTCGAGATGTCGAACGTCGACCTGTCCTCGGAGTTCACCAGCCTGATCGTGGCCCAGCGCGGCTTCCAGGCGAACTCGCGCGTCATCACCACGTCCGACGAGGTCCTCCAGGAGCTGGTGAACCTCAAGCGCTGA